The genomic DNA CTACGGTTAAATGCGCGTCAGAAGCGCCCCGCGCCGCGGCAGAGGCAAGAATTCTTTGAAAAAGCACGTCCGTTTGGGAAGACATTTAAACTGATAATTAAAAAAAATATAAAGCGCTTTCTACTCTCATTATTTAGCTGTCTGTTTCTTTTTCTTCGTTGCGACAAAATTTTCCACCACCATGGCAATCACCTCATCCGGCCTGTGATGATATTTGCTGAATACCATGGACACATACGGCTGCAACGCTGACAAATGAAGGCTTGCCGCATCATCCAAAGATGCAACGACTGCGAGCAGCGGGGTGGCGCCCCGCGCTTCGGCAAACCAGTGAGCGAGTGATCTGCCCATCTCGATTTGAGCCTCATGCTCATGATACACTATCGCCGCAATTTGTTCATGCTCAAGCATGGGTAAAGCTTCGCCAATGCTCGCCGCATACCGTATGGCGCCTTGGGGGGCAACAGAGCGCTGGTATGCGGGCAGCAAGAGGGAAGGGGCGATCACGAGCACCGAACCGTAATGTGTAGGGCGTTTGAGCATACTTGATAAAACTCTAAATCCTAAGCACGAAACACTAAACACCCTTCGACAGGCTCAGGGTGACAAAGACGGTTGTCATGATGAGCTTGTCGAACCATGTTTAGGATTTAGAACCTAACGGCTGACTTTGGTATGAAACTTTACCCCCCTACAAGTTCAACCGAAATCGTATTTGCTTGATGAGGGTAATGACCTTGTGGTATTCGGAATAAAATGACAACTGTTCTTTTTCAAGATTCCATTCGACGAACACAAACTGATGCGTAAACTTTTCTGGTAAGGGGACGTATTCATTCATGATGACGGTATGGGCAACTCCGTGGCGTTCGAGCGACTCCACAAACCGGGTAAAATAGACTTTCTGGTCTTTGCGCGATACCAGCCGATCAGTCGGAACGTCCTCGTGATGCTCAAGGTAGTTGAACTGTCCATTTACGATCAGCGGCGCGTACTTGTAGTGAAAGTACTCAAGACTCTCGGAATTGAACCGTTCGCATTCATGGTCGATCTGCTCCAGACTTGTGAACCAATTCTGTCCCCACACCTTTTCATTGAACACTCGATTATGGCCTTCAACATGCGGATTCGTCCACGGTTTTGACGGTGAGCCAAACAACGGAGTCACTCCCAGATTCAAGAGAAAGCGTAATACGATCCCAATCGCTCTCTTGCCACTGGCAGTGCCTCTGAACTGGAGGCCGTTATCAAGGCGTTGAACATCCGGTATTGGATAAATACGCCATTGTTCTTTCCAATGTTCGATCGCATACACTGCTTTTTCGGCTAATGTTCGCTTAATCTGGTAGAGCTTGAACGGCGCATAGTAGCTGGTGGAAAAGATATTCACTGGATCAGAACTGCCCGCCATATACTTCTTGCCGATGAAATCTGCGGACTGGTGGACGTACCCGAGGTTTCTGATGCACTGGACAGGATACAGCAGATACTCTGATCCACCCGTGCGTTTCGTCTTCGGCTAGCGCGTCTGCAGTTTCGCTTCACGGACAATCTTGTCAATGTACCAGATCGCAGGCAGTTCATCGATAGGATACTGGCGAGCGTAATCCATCTGCACGTATTCGCTGCCGACGAAATACTTGCTCGTAATCCGTTTCCGCTTGAGTTCACAGATGTGTTCAGCGATAGTCGGATCAGTGTACTTACGAGCCTTGCCTTCGTGCCAACCGCGGTTTTCATGGTAGCGGTCATGCTTGAGCCACGCGATGATCGTTGGCTTGCTTACTTTTAAAATGTTGACAATTTGATTTTTGCTTTTGCCTTCTTGATAGAGACGGTGCGCCTCTTGAAAATTTTTTAGCGTCTGTTTGATTCATAGCGCTGAGATGACAATAATCACTGGTTGATAAAGACCTTGAACGATTATTGTAATATCAGCGCCCTGAATGAGCAAGAAGGGGGTAAAGTTTTATACCAAAGTCAGCCTTTAGGATTTAGTATTTTCTGCACTTAGGCGCCGTAAAAAAATAACCTTTCCATTGATACGTGGTATCAACTTGGGAATATATGGGGAAATTTTATGCAGAATGGTTATGTTATTTTTTTAAGCGCCCTTACTCCTTCGTCGCGCTCAATACTTCTTCTATGGTCGTGGAACCCGCGATCGCCTTCAAGATGCCATCCTGCTTCAAGGTAAGCATCCCCTGCCGATTGAATGCATCTCGAATCTGATCGTACTTCGCACCGTTAGCGATAATCGTTTTCAGCTCTTTATTAACGCCCAAAACTTCACCGATCGCAGTCCGTCCGGCATACCCCTCCCCATTGCATCGCTGGCACCCTTTACCTCTCCAAAACGTTAACGGCGCATCAAGCTTCACAGTCTCCGGGAGACTCGCACGCACCGATTCAAGCTCCTTACGCACTTCTTGCATAAGATTATCAGGCACCTCAAGAGGCTCCTTACAGAATTGACACATCTTCCGCACTAAACGCTGGGCTACCACCACATTAAGCGTGGATGCGATGAGGAACGGCTCCACTTTCATATCAATAAAACGCGGGATGGCGCCAAATGCATCATTGGTGTGAAGTGTGGAGAGCACAATATGCCCTGTCAAAGCCGCGTGGATCGCAAGCTCTGCGGTCTCATTATCGCGAATTTCTCCCACCATGACCGTATCAGGATCCTGCCGAAGGATAGAACGAAGCCCTGAAGCGAACGTAAAGCCCACTTCGGGGCGCACCTGAGATTGGTTAACCCCTTTCAGGTAGTACTCCACAGGATCTTCCAGGGTGACAATATTCACCCCTTCGCTATTGAGCACATTGAGAATTGCATAAAGGGTGGTGGATTTACCGCTCCCTGTAGGCCCCGTGACCAGAAACATGCCATGCGGCTTATCAATGTTATCTTTCATGATAGCAAAGTTCTTCCCGTCAAATCCTAAACCCTCAAGGGTAGGCACCCCTTCGGCGGTATCGAGGATACGCATCACCACCTTTTCATTGCTATAAAGCGGTAAAGTGGAAATACGGAAATCTATTTCCCTTCCCTCGATCTCAAGCCTAATGCGCCCGTCCTGGGGCACGCGGGTTTCATCAATCCTCAAGTTCGCGAGCACCTTTACGCGCGAGACAATCGCCGAATGGATGTATTTAGGAAGCACGAGCGAGGTATGAAGCTCGCCATCAATGCGGTATCGCACGCGGGTTTCATTAAACACGGGCTCTATGTGGATGTCGGAAGCTCTTGCTTCTACCGCGTGCTTCAATATTACCGAAAGCATCTTTGATACCGGGGCGGATTTCACCACCTCCTCCATACCCTCCATTTTTTCCTTCGCGGATGGCGCAAATTTACCGGCCGCGACATCCAGCGCCTCTTTCGCTTCAGTGCCAAGGCTTCCATATTGCTTTATGATTCCTTGGTAAGCACTTAGGGTGGTGATCGCATAATGCACCTTTAAGCCTCTCTCGCGCACGAGAAATTCTACTGCTTCCTGGGCTTTAAGGTCCGTCGCATTGATGAGTGCGACCGAGAGCACGTCCCCTTTGAGGTCATACGCCGCGACTTGGTAATGCACCGCTACCTCTAGGGGGATGTTTTTCAGCACTTTTTGGTCTATCTTGCGGCCGATGAGGTCTTCATACGGAAATCCAAATGCTTTTCCCCGCGCCTTGGCAAGCACCTCCTCGGGTATCCCTCCTTGCGCGGCCAGGATGCCCTCCACCGCATCGATGGTTTCTTCTTTAATGAGCTGCTGATACGCATCAAGCGTAATAACCTT from Patescibacteria group bacterium includes the following:
- a CDS encoding GspE/PulE family protein — protein: MPRREQPKTEFLKSLLQEKVITLDAYQQLIKEETIDAVEGILAAQGGIPEEVLAKARGKAFGFPYEDLIGRKIDQKVLKNIPLEVAVHYQVAAYDLKGDVLSVALINATDLKAQEAVEFLVRERGLKVHYAITTLSAYQGIIKQYGSLGTEAKEALDVAAGKFAPSAKEKMEGMEEVVKSAPVSKMLSVILKHAVEARASDIHIEPVFNETRVRYRIDGELHTSLVLPKYIHSAIVSRVKVLANLRIDETRVPQDGRIRLEIEGREIDFRISTLPLYSNEKVVMRILDTAEGVPTLEGLGFDGKNFAIMKDNIDKPHGMFLVTGPTGSGKSTTLYAILNVLNSEGVNIVTLEDPVEYYLKGVNQSQVRPEVGFTFASGLRSILRQDPDTVMVGEIRDNETAELAIHAALTGHIVLSTLHTNDAFGAIPRFIDMKVEPFLIASTLNVVVAQRLVRKMCQFCKEPLEVPDNLMQEVRKELESVRASLPETVKLDAPLTFWRGKGCQRCNGEGYAGRTAIGEVLGVNKELKTIIANGAKYDQIRDAFNRQGMLTLKQDGILKAIAGSTTIEEVLSATKE